The sequence below is a genomic window from Opitutia bacterium.
CCAGTCGCTCCGCACGGATTCCCTCGCCTTGGAGGTCGCCACCTTGAGCGAAGTCGAGCAAGGGGTTTTCATAAGCCGACTTGAGTTGTTCGCCGACCAGTCGGGGATGGGCCAGTGGGCGGAAGCCGACGCCCTCTGGAGCCTGCTCGACCCCATGGGCCGCGCTTGGTTGCGCAGCTCCTATCGGCCCGGAGGGGCTGAATGGTGTTACGCCGAGTTTCGCTTCTGGCAGGGCAGCTTGCAGGAGGCGCATCTGGCCGAGGCCGAGCGCTTGGCGGCCCAGGGCAAAGACCGCAGCATCATCCGCGCTCTCCATCGCCTGCGCGGCGACTGGCGGCTCATGCAGTGCGAGTGGAAGTTGGCGGCGGCGAGCTACCAGGAGGCCGTGCGCCTTGCCCGCGAACGCAGCCTCACCGATGCAGCCTCCGAGACCGGCCTCGCCCTGGCCAAGCACCACCTCGGCCAGGTCGCCAATCCCCGCAGCGAAGCCGAACGTTTGGCCCAACTCCGAGACCCCGCGCATCGCCTCCTCGCCCTGCTCTGGATCGCTATCGGCGACACCGCGCAAGCGAAGCACCACGCCCTCGCCGCCTACAAATGGGCTTGGGCCGACGGCGAACCGTATGTGCACCGCTACGAACTCACGAAGACCACCGAGTTGCTGCACGAGCTGGGCGTGCCTATTCCCAACCTCCCGTCCTACGATCCCGCGAAAGACGAACCCTTCCCTTGGGAAACCGATGTCCGCGCCGCCATGGAAAAACTCCGCGCCCAAAAGAAAGCGAAGCCGGAAAAACGTGACGAAGCCTCGGAGAAGCCCTCCGCCGATTGAGTTTCACGTAAATCGACAACGCCGGTGGAGCGCGTTGACCCCAACGCGCTCAGAGCGGATTGAGGTCAATCCGTTCCACCCCAAGGCATGACTCAGTTCCGCGAACCTCAATAAACCCGCCGGCCTCTCTATCGTCCAACTCGCTCGACGACCTTACGGCTTCCGCGCAATCAACCGCCGCGCCACGCTCACAGCATTCGTGAAACTCTGCGCGCTGGCTTTCCCCTGCCCTGCGATGCCGAAGGCGGTGCCGTGGTCGGGGCTCGTGCGCACGAAGGGGAGGCCGAGCGTGACGTTCACGGATTCGTCGAAGTCGATCACCTTGAGCGGGGCGAGGCCTTGGTCGTGGTAGAGCGCCACGATGACATCGAACTCGCCGCGCAGCGCGCGGGCGAAGAGGGTATCGGCGGGCTGGCAGAGTGACAGGCCGGGAAATTCGCCGCGCAATTTTTCCAGCGTCGGGTTGAGCAGGTCGCGCTCCTCCTCGCCGAGCAAGCCGTTCTCGCCGGCGTGCGGATTCAGGCCGCAGACGCCGATGCGCGGCGCGGCGATGCCGTCGGCGCGCGCGAGACGGTCGGCGGCAGCGATGGTGCGATGCAAGAGCTGGGGGCCTAGTAGTTGCGGCACCTCACACAGCGGCACGTGCCACGTGGCGAGCGCCACGCGGAGCTTGCCGCCGCAGAAACACATCACCGGCTCGCCGCCCCAGCGCGCGGCGAAGAATTCCGTCTGCCCCGGAAACTCGTAGCCAACGGCGGCGAGGCGTTCCTTGCTGATCGGGCCGGTGACCACGCCGGCGAATTCGCCGGACTTCGTTCCCGCCGCCGCGCGCTCCATCGCCGCCCAGGCGACGAGCGCGCCATCGCCGTCGGGCTGGCCGGGTGTGGCGACAAAATCCTCGAGCCCAACCGCGATCTTCGCGCCGCACGCGGGCAGCATTTCGAGCCAGCGCGCCGGACCGATCACGGCGACATCGCCCGTTTCGGCCGGATGCGCGGCGAGCCAGGTCGCGATGATTTCCGGGCCGACGCCCGCCGGGTCGCCGCAGGTGAACGCGAGAGGTTTTGAGAGATCTTTTTTCACCGCGAAGGACACGAAGCGGACGAAGGGAATGCCGTCAAAACCCGGATTCCAGGTTCGGCTTCGTGACCTTCGTGAACTTCGTGGTTAAACTGCATCCGGCTCCGACTCCGATTGGCCCGGCCGCGCGAAGCCGCGTTTGCCGCCGGCAAAGAACTCCAGGAAACGCCGCGCCTCGGCGCTCTGCACGCCGGCGACGAGTTTTGCCGCCGCGAGCGGGCGCGGATCGCCGCCGCTGAACACGTGCGCGTAACATGCCTTGATTTCCAGGATCGCGGTGCGCGGGAAACCGCGGCGTTTCAGGCCGACGAGATTGAAGCCCGGCACCTCGTCGCGCTCGGCGACCATGAGAAACGGTGCGACGTCCTTCGTCAGGCGCGTGAGTCCGCCGACCATCACGCCTTCGCCGATGCGGACGAATTGGTGAATGCCCGCGCCGCCGCCGACGAACGTGAAGCTGCCGACGCTGACGTGGCCGGCGAGCATGACGTTGTTCGCGAGCACGACGTCGTCCGCGACCTCGCAATCGTGGCCGACGTGCGCGTTGGCCATCAGGAAGCAGCGCGCGCCGACGACGGTGTTTTTGCCGGCATAGATCGAGCGGTTGAGCGTGCAGTGCTCGCGGATGACCGTGCCCGCGCCGACCACGACGCCGCTCGCGGTCGCGGGGTCGAACTTGAGGTATTGCGGATCGCCGCCGACGACGGCGAACGGGTGCACGACCACGCCGTCGCCGAGCGCGGCGTGCTTCGTGACGATGGCGTGCGCGTGGACGGTGCAGTTGACGCCGAGCTGCGCGCCGGGTTCGACGATCGCGGTGGGATGAATGGTGGCGGTCATTGCGAGGAGCACCGCGACGAAGCAATCCAGCGAGCTGGATCGCCACGGTCCGCCGAGGCGGACCTCGCGATGACAGAAGGGAAAATGGACGGCCGCACCGCGTTCACTCCTTGCCGCGGCGGCTGGCGACGCGATCACTCAACAGGTCGAGCTGCGGGTCCTGCAACAGGTCGTAGGTCTTCAGCACGCGGATGAGCTGGAGCGTGTCGCTTTTGCCGTAGTTGCGGTTGAGATCCACCTTGTCGATCAGGTCGAGCAACATGGCGCGGAACGAGATCACGGCGTCGACACCCTTCTCCTTGAGCATGTCGACGGCTTGGGAGCGATACGGCTCGGCGGTCGGCAGGCCGGGCAACACGAGAATCTTCAGGAGGCCAGTGCCGTCCGGATCCTCGATTTCGGTCGGGAACAGGCGCGAGGCCTCCTTCAGCACGCTCTGCTCGAGGAAGCGGAAAATTTCCGGCTGATTGCGCAGCGTGCTCGGCGTGAAGCGACCGGCGGCGTGCCAGCCCTTGATGCTGATGACGGCGCGGTGGACAAACGGCAGCTCGTTGGCGAAGAGGAAGAAGTCGGGCTTGCGCGAGCCGCGCTGCCAGGTCGGGTTGAACACGACGAGGTCGATCACCTCGTCTGCCGCGCCCTTGCGGGCCGTGAGCGCGTATTTGCGCGCCTGGCGCACGAAGAAGCCGGCTTGCTCGAAGTATTCGCGAACGATGCCCTCGTCGATGGCAGACATGGGAAAGCCAACGTAGCGCCGGGCAAGACGAACGCAGTCAAAAAATCACCCCGCCGCCCCGACCTCGCGCCAGACCTTTTCCACCGGAGCCACCGGCACGTCGCCGCGAGTGGCGGCGCGACCGAGCGCTTCGAGGACGACAAAGCGCAGACGTCCGTCGCGGTTCTTCTTGTCGCGCGCCATTGCACCGAACAACGCGGTCATCGGCAACGGCTCACGGAGACGCACCGGCAAACCGTGCGCAGCGACCACACGCTCCACACGCTCGACCGCGGCGGTATCGACGAGGCCCAGCTCACGCGACAGACGTGCCGCCGCCGCGAGCCCG
It includes:
- the pdxA gene encoding 4-hydroxythreonine-4-phosphate dehydrogenase PdxA; this translates as MKKDLSKPLAFTCGDPAGVGPEIIATWLAAHPAETGDVAVIGPARWLEMLPACGAKIAVGLEDFVATPGQPDGDGALVAWAAMERAAAGTKSGEFAGVVTGPISKERLAAVGYEFPGQTEFFAARWGGEPVMCFCGGKLRVALATWHVPLCEVPQLLGPQLLHRTIAAADRLARADGIAAPRIGVCGLNPHAGENGLLGEEERDLLNPTLEKLRGEFPGLSLCQPADTLFARALRGEFDVIVALYHDQGLAPLKVIDFDESVNVTLGLPFVRTSPDHGTAFGIAGQGKASAQSFTNAVSVARRLIARKP
- the lpxA gene encoding acyl-ACP--UDP-N-acetylglucosamine O-acyltransferase, whose protein sequence is MTATIHPTAIVEPGAQLGVNCTVHAHAIVTKHAALGDGVVVHPFAVVGGDPQYLKFDPATASGVVVGAGTVIREHCTLNRSIYAGKNTVVGARCFLMANAHVGHDCEVADDVVLANNVMLAGHVSVGSFTFVGGGAGIHQFVRIGEGVMVGGLTRLTKDVAPFLMVAERDEVPGFNLVGLKRRGFPRTAILEIKACYAHVFSGGDPRPLAAAKLVAGVQSAEARRFLEFFAGGKRGFARPGQSESEPDAV